A genomic window from Ideonella sp. WA131b includes:
- the fabG gene encoding 3-oxoacyl-ACP reductase FabG, with protein MTLPQAQGDRAGVQVALVTGASRGIGRAIALRLAADGFKVVGTATTEAGAAGIAAALAPHGGEGIVLNVTNGAALDAAIDGIVKRHGGLHVLVNNAGITRDGLSMRMKDEDWDAVHDTNLKAVFRACRAATRPMMKQRYGRIVNITSVVGAIGNAGQANYAAAKAGVAGLTRALARELGPRSITVNCVAPGFIATDMTEGLPEAARAALMAQIPLGRLGQADEVAAAVAFLASPGAGYVTGTELHVNGGMAMA; from the coding sequence ATGACCCTTCCACAAGCCCAGGGCGACCGGGCCGGCGTGCAGGTGGCCCTCGTCACGGGCGCCTCGCGCGGCATCGGCCGCGCCATCGCGCTGCGGCTGGCGGCCGACGGGTTCAAGGTCGTCGGCACCGCCACCACCGAGGCCGGCGCCGCCGGCATCGCCGCGGCGCTGGCGCCGCACGGCGGCGAGGGCATCGTGCTCAACGTCACCAACGGCGCCGCGCTCGACGCCGCCATCGACGGCATCGTCAAGCGCCACGGCGGCCTGCACGTGCTCGTCAACAACGCCGGCATCACGCGCGACGGCCTGTCGATGCGCATGAAGGACGAGGACTGGGACGCCGTGCACGACACCAACCTCAAGGCGGTGTTCCGCGCCTGCCGGGCCGCCACGCGGCCGATGATGAAGCAGCGCTACGGCCGCATCGTCAACATCACCAGCGTCGTCGGCGCCATCGGCAACGCGGGGCAGGCCAACTACGCCGCGGCCAAGGCCGGCGTGGCCGGCCTCACGCGGGCGCTGGCGCGCGAGCTGGGGCCCCGCAGCATCACCGTCAACTGTGTGGCGCCGGGTTTCATCGCCACCGACATGACCGAGGGCCTGCCCGAGGCCGCCCGCGCCGCGCTGATGGCGCAGATCCCGCTGGGCCGCCTCGGCCAGGCCGACGAGGTGGCCGCGGCCGTGGCCTTTTTGGCCAGCCCCGGCGCGGGCTACGTCACCGGCACCGAACTGCACGTCAACGGCGGCATGGCCATGGCCTGA
- the acpP gene encoding acyl carrier protein, with the protein MSDIEARVKKIIAEQLGVPESDVTNEKAFVADLGADSLDTVELVMALEDEFGIEIPDEEAEKITTVQLAIDYAVSHHKA; encoded by the coding sequence ATGAGCGATATCGAAGCCCGAGTCAAGAAGATCATTGCCGAACAGCTCGGCGTGCCCGAGTCCGACGTGACCAACGAAAAGGCCTTCGTGGCCGACCTGGGCGCCGATTCGCTCGACACCGTCGAGCTGGTGATGGCACTCGAAGACGAGTTCGGCATCGAGATTCCCGACGAAGAGGCCGAGAAGATCACCACGGTGCAGCTGGCGATCGACTACGCGGTCTCGCACCACAAGGCCTGA
- the fabD gene encoding ACP S-malonyltransferase, which produces MPAFAFVFPGQGSQSVGMLDAWGDHPAVRDTLAEASAALGQDLGALIHSGPKEALELTTHTQPVMLTAAIACFRAWRAEGGAMPAALAGHSLGEYSALVAAGALTLADALPLVRFRAEAMQRAVPVGAGAMAAILGLEAEAVRAGCDEAAAATGEPVSPANFNDPRQTVIAGSRAAVDRACELLKAAGAKRTLPLAVSAPFHCALMKPAADELRARLATVALAPPAVPVLNNIDVAAPAEPDAIRDALYRQAFGPVRWVELTLALKARGLRHIVECGPGKVLAGLVKRIDAEIQTTTLLDPASLKATQEMLA; this is translated from the coding sequence ATGCCCGCCTTTGCTTTTGTCTTTCCGGGCCAGGGTTCCCAGTCCGTCGGCATGCTCGACGCCTGGGGCGACCACCCTGCCGTGCGCGACACCCTCGCCGAAGCCTCCGCGGCCCTCGGCCAGGATCTTGGCGCGCTCATCCACAGCGGCCCGAAAGAGGCGCTGGAACTCACCACCCACACGCAGCCGGTGATGCTGACGGCGGCAATCGCTTGCTTCCGCGCCTGGCGCGCCGAAGGCGGTGCGATGCCGGCGGCGCTGGCCGGGCACTCGCTGGGCGAGTACAGCGCGCTGGTGGCGGCCGGCGCGCTGACGCTGGCCGATGCGCTGCCGCTGGTGCGCTTCCGTGCCGAGGCCATGCAGCGCGCCGTGCCGGTGGGCGCCGGGGCCATGGCCGCCATCCTGGGCCTGGAGGCCGAGGCCGTGCGCGCCGGCTGCGACGAGGCCGCGGCCGCCACCGGCGAGCCGGTGTCGCCGGCCAACTTCAACGATCCCCGGCAGACCGTCATCGCCGGCAGCCGGGCCGCCGTTGACCGGGCCTGCGAGCTGCTCAAGGCCGCAGGCGCCAAGCGCACGCTGCCGCTGGCGGTGTCGGCGCCCTTCCATTGCGCGCTGATGAAGCCCGCGGCCGACGAGCTGCGCGCGCGGCTGGCCACCGTGGCCCTGGCGCCGCCGGCCGTGCCGGTGCTGAACAACATCGATGTGGCCGCGCCCGCCGAGCCCGATGCCATCCGTGATGCGCTCTACCGCCAGGCTTTCGGCCCGGTGCGCTGGGTCGAGCTCACGCTGGCGCTCAAGGCGCGCGGGCTGCGGCACATCGTGGAATGCGGCCCGGGCAAGGTGCTGGCCGGGCTCGTCAAGCGCATCGACGCCGAGATCCAGACCACGACCCTGCTCGACCCGGCCAGCCTGAAGGCGACGCAGGAGATGCTGGCATGA
- the fabF gene encoding beta-ketoacyl-ACP synthase II has translation MGTRRRVVVTGLGLVSPVGNSVAEGWANLVAGRTGIGPITRFDASAMACRFAGEVKGFRIEDYIPAKEARHMDTFIHYGMAASMQAVADAGLPTGAALGEDAAERIGVMVGSGIGGLPMIEQTHAEYAARGPRRISPFFVPASIINMISGHVSIQYGFTGPNLAIVTACTTGLHCIGEAGRLIEYGDADVMVAGGAESTVSPLGIGGFAAARALSTRNDDPATASRPWDKDRDGFVLGEGAGVLVLEEYEHARKRGAKVYAELAGFGMGADAFHMTAPNVDGPKRSMKAALRNAGINAAEVQYLNAHGTSTPLGDINETNAIKLAFGEHARSMVVNSTKSMTGHLLGGAGGIESVFTVLAVHHQVSPPTINIFSQDPECDLDYCANVARDLKIDVAVKNNFGFGGTNGTLVFRRA, from the coding sequence ATGGGTACGCGTCGCAGGGTCGTCGTCACCGGTCTCGGGCTGGTCAGCCCGGTGGGCAACAGCGTGGCCGAGGGCTGGGCCAATCTGGTGGCCGGCCGCACCGGCATCGGGCCCATCACGCGCTTCGACGCCAGCGCCATGGCCTGCCGCTTTGCCGGCGAGGTCAAGGGCTTCCGCATCGAAGACTACATTCCGGCCAAAGAGGCGCGGCACATGGACACCTTCATCCACTACGGGATGGCGGCGTCCATGCAGGCGGTGGCCGATGCCGGCCTGCCCACCGGCGCGGCGCTTGGCGAGGATGCCGCCGAGCGCATCGGCGTCATGGTGGGCTCGGGCATCGGCGGCCTGCCGATGATCGAGCAGACGCACGCCGAGTACGCGGCGCGCGGCCCGCGGCGCATCAGCCCGTTCTTCGTGCCGGCCTCGATCATCAACATGATCTCGGGGCACGTGTCCATCCAGTACGGCTTCACGGGCCCCAACCTGGCCATCGTCACGGCCTGCACCACGGGCTTGCACTGCATCGGCGAGGCCGGCCGGCTCATCGAGTACGGCGATGCCGACGTCATGGTGGCCGGTGGCGCCGAGAGCACCGTCAGCCCGTTGGGCATCGGCGGTTTTGCCGCGGCGCGGGCGCTGTCCACGCGCAACGACGACCCGGCCACTGCCAGCCGCCCCTGGGACAAAGACCGCGACGGCTTCGTGCTCGGCGAGGGCGCGGGCGTGCTGGTGCTCGAAGAGTACGAACACGCCCGCAAGCGCGGCGCCAAGGTCTATGCCGAGCTGGCCGGCTTCGGCATGGGCGCCGACGCCTTCCACATGACGGCGCCCAACGTCGACGGCCCCAAGCGCAGCATGAAGGCGGCCCTGCGCAACGCCGGCATCAACGCGGCCGAGGTGCAGTACCTCAACGCCCACGGCACGAGCACGCCGCTGGGCGACATCAACGAGACCAACGCGATCAAGCTCGCGTTCGGCGAGCACGCCCGGAGCATGGTGGTCAACTCGACGAAGTCGATGACCGGCCACCTGCTCGGCGGGGCCGGCGGCATCGAGTCGGTGTTCACGGTGCTGGCGGTTCACCACCAGGTCTCGCCGCCCACGATCAACATCTTCAGCCAGGACCCCGAGTGCGACCTGGACTACTGCGCCAACGTGGCGCGCGACCTGAAGATCGACGTCGCGGTGAAGAACAACTTCGGCTTTGGCGGCACCAACGGCACGCTGGTGTTCCGGCGCGCCTGA